A stretch of the Verrucomicrobiota bacterium genome encodes the following:
- a CDS encoding methyltransferase domain-containing protein, whose translation MRPELHELSTTIPCSGCGGTNVSAAFRLPDQPVVLNYRFHSADDASRVPRRDIALVQCANCGLVFNAEFDPNAVPYDERYENRQCFSPAFQQHLDGLAQSLIARHGLRGGRILEIGCGKGDFLRLICAAASALGTGFDTTYEGPLREANVEFHRQYATPTDVKGSFGALICRHVIEHVPNIGAFLRELHSLARAAGDPVAVLETPSFEWIVRHGCFWDVFGEHCNYFGVPTLAFLAETAGFQVLRHSVVFGEQYQLLELRLAGTGQPGANPPGIRERYSLDVFSREFTNTRRKLEERLLGAGAANGWAVWGAGAKGVALVNQITIRPPDLVVDSNPAKQGCVIPGTSIPVVSPDDARVPAVPVILIVNPNYLEEIKRHLAALGFRHTLLTL comes from the coding sequence ATGAGACCCGAATTGCACGAATTGAGCACCACGATTCCATGTTCTGGCTGCGGAGGGACGAACGTGTCGGCGGCGTTTCGCCTGCCGGACCAGCCGGTTGTGCTGAACTACCGCTTCCACTCCGCCGATGACGCGAGCCGGGTCCCGCGGCGTGACATCGCGTTGGTCCAATGCGCGAATTGCGGACTGGTGTTCAACGCGGAGTTCGATCCCAACGCCGTTCCCTACGACGAACGCTACGAAAACCGGCAATGCTTCTCGCCAGCCTTCCAACAGCACCTCGACGGACTTGCGCAGAGTCTGATCGCGCGCCATGGCTTGCGCGGCGGGCGAATCCTGGAGATCGGATGCGGCAAAGGCGATTTTCTCCGGCTGATCTGCGCGGCGGCTTCGGCGCTAGGAACCGGGTTCGACACGACCTATGAAGGCCCGCTCCGCGAGGCAAACGTCGAGTTCCACCGGCAATATGCGACGCCGACCGACGTGAAGGGATCGTTCGGCGCGTTGATCTGCCGGCACGTGATCGAGCACGTGCCGAACATCGGCGCTTTTCTACGCGAACTGCACTCCCTGGCGCGCGCGGCGGGTGACCCCGTCGCGGTCCTGGAAACGCCGAGCTTCGAGTGGATCGTCCGTCACGGGTGTTTCTGGGATGTTTTTGGCGAACACTGCAATTACTTCGGTGTGCCCACGCTGGCTTTTCTGGCCGAGACGGCTGGGTTCCAGGTTCTGCGCCACTCGGTCGTTTTCGGAGAACAGTACCAGCTTCTCGAATTGCGACTCGCGGGAACTGGCCAGCCGGGCGCGAATCCACCGGGAATTCGCGAGCGCTACAGTCTCGACGTGTTTTCTCGCGAATTCACGAACACGCGGCGAAAGCTGGAAGAACGGTTGCTCGGTGCCGGCGCTGCAAACGGTTGGGCTGTTTGGGGCGCAGGCGCCAAGGGCGTCGCGCTGGTGAACCAAATCACGATTCGCCCGCCGGACCTCGTCGTGGATTCCAATCCCGCCAAGCAAGGCTGCGTGATCCCGGGCACGTCGATCCCGGTGGTGTCTCCGGACGACGCGCGGGTGCCCGCCGTTCCGGTGATCCTGATCGTCAACCCGAATTATCTGGAAGAAATCAAACGTCACTTGGCAGCCCTTGGTTTCCGCCATACTCTCCTGACCCTTTGA
- a CDS encoding hydroxylase yields MKMIIDTEQRTIERQTDAGRETAALYSPQGFEWLSELWLKVGWDQKYSYTFTWLGRPLIQLPEDVLRIQEVIFTLQPEVIVETGVAHGGSLIFYASLCKALGKGRVIGIDIEIRPDNRKAIEQHALAAFITLMEGSSTDGSVLAKVRSRIAPGEKVLVLLDSCHSADHVLNELEAYHSLVPAGSYLVATDGIMRDLHDLPRGRPEWLRDNPVTAARTFVERHPEFVIEQPRWLFNESSLKRNLTYWPEAFLKRVR; encoded by the coding sequence ATGAAAATGATCATCGACACGGAGCAGCGCACCATTGAACGGCAGACGGACGCGGGCCGGGAGACGGCGGCGCTTTATTCGCCCCAGGGTTTCGAGTGGCTCTCTGAACTCTGGCTGAAAGTGGGCTGGGACCAGAAGTATTCCTACACCTTCACCTGGCTGGGGCGGCCGCTGATCCAACTTCCCGAAGACGTGCTCCGGATCCAGGAGGTTATTTTTACGTTGCAGCCGGAGGTGATCGTAGAAACCGGTGTGGCTCATGGCGGCTCGCTCATTTTTTACGCGTCGCTCTGCAAAGCGCTCGGCAAAGGCCGGGTCATCGGGATCGACATCGAGATTCGTCCCGACAACCGGAAAGCGATCGAGCAACACGCGCTGGCGGCGTTCATCACGCTGATGGAAGGAAGCTCGACCGATGGGAGCGTCCTCGCGAAGGTTCGATCCAGGATTGCGCCCGGAGAAAAAGTTCTCGTGCTGCTCGACTCCTGTCATTCGGCGGACCACGTGCTGAACGAACTCGAAGCGTATCATTCGCTCGTGCCGGCCGGAAGCTACCTCGTCGCGACGGACGGCATCATGAGAGATTTGCACGACCTCCCGCGCGGCCGGCCCGAATGGTTGCGGGATAATCCGGTGACGGCGGCGCGAACGTTTGTGGAGCGTCACCCCGAATTTGTGATCGAGCAACCCCGCTGGCTGTTCAATGAAAGTTCGTTGAAGCGGAATTTGACCTACTGGCCGGAAGCGTTCCTCAAGAGAGTGCGGTAG
- a CDS encoding class I SAM-dependent methyltransferase, translating to MIAPFQCRACRGTRGALVLDLGVQPLANNLLSPEDLSKPEPKFPLRLAVCESCWLLQILDIIPPTRLFSDYPYFSSFSEATLSHAREAAERYIREFGLGRGSFVVEVASNDGYLLQNFTRAGVPCLGIEPAENIAPIAQQKGIETLVIFFNTETARQLASTRGQADLVLGNNVFAHVPDINDFVASVAGLLKPGGRCILEFPYAVDFIEQAEFDTIYHEHVFYFSVTALAPLFARHGLTVYHVERLPIHGGSLRLFAGHAAAHNSDSTVANLLAEEERTGVRSLDYYAGFADRVQEIRRDLCRLLEKLKGQGKSIAAYGASAKGSTLLNHFGLGRETIDYVVDRSTYKQGRLTPGAHLPIRPVEELVQRKPDYTLLLTWNFAGEILRQQTAYRAQGGKFIVPIPAVTVV from the coding sequence ATGATCGCTCCATTCCAGTGCCGGGCTTGCCGAGGAACCCGCGGCGCGCTGGTCCTGGATCTCGGAGTTCAGCCGCTCGCCAACAACTTGTTGTCCCCGGAAGACCTCTCCAAACCCGAACCGAAGTTCCCATTGCGCCTGGCCGTGTGCGAGTCCTGCTGGCTTCTCCAAATCCTGGACATCATTCCGCCGACGCGGCTTTTCTCGGATTACCCGTATTTTTCGTCGTTCTCGGAGGCGACTCTCAGTCATGCCCGCGAAGCGGCGGAGCGTTACATCCGGGAGTTTGGCCTGGGGCGCGGCAGTTTCGTGGTCGAGGTTGCGAGCAACGACGGTTATCTGCTGCAAAACTTCACGCGGGCGGGCGTGCCTTGCCTGGGCATCGAACCGGCGGAGAACATCGCGCCGATTGCGCAACAGAAGGGCATCGAGACGCTCGTCATATTCTTCAACACGGAAACCGCGCGGCAGCTTGCCAGCACGCGCGGCCAGGCGGACCTGGTTCTCGGCAACAACGTCTTCGCGCACGTGCCGGACATAAACGATTTCGTCGCGAGTGTCGCGGGGCTGCTCAAACCGGGCGGGCGGTGCATTCTTGAGTTCCCTTACGCCGTCGATTTCATCGAGCAGGCGGAATTCGACACCATCTACCACGAACACGTGTTCTACTTCTCCGTGACGGCGCTCGCCCCTTTGTTCGCGCGGCATGGATTGACGGTTTACCACGTGGAACGGCTGCCGATTCACGGCGGATCGCTGCGGCTGTTTGCCGGGCACGCGGCAGCCCACAATTCAGACTCCACGGTCGCAAATCTGCTGGCGGAAGAAGAACGCACCGGTGTTCGGTCACTGGATTACTACGCGGGATTCGCCGACCGCGTGCAGGAGATTCGCCGCGATCTGTGCCGTCTGCTCGAGAAACTCAAAGGACAGGGCAAATCCATCGCCGCCTACGGCGCTTCCGCCAAGGGCAGCACCTTGCTGAATCATTTTGGGCTGGGGCGCGAGACGATCGATTATGTGGTGGACCGCAGCACCTACAAGCAAGGCCGATTGACGCCGGGCGCGCATTTGCCGATCCGACCGGTGGAAGAGCTGGTCCAGCGCAAACCCGATTACACGCTGCTCCTGACCTGGAATTTCGCCGGCGAGATTCTTCGACAACAAACGGCGTATCGCGCCCAAGGCGGCAAATTCATCGTGCCGATTCCAGCGGTCACGGTGGTTTGA
- the rfbG gene encoding CDP-glucose 4,6-dehydratase, producing the protein MTDPKTFEPFASSLLGRAFGGRRVLVTGHTGFKGSWLCEWLLALGARVTGLGLVPETSPALFDQLGLTGRIEHVLSDVRDPERVKALVEQTQPEFVFHLAAQPLVRRSYREPVATYQTNLMGTIHLLEALRSLNASCAAVFATTDKVYENQERTIGYCEDDRLGGFDPYSSSKAAAEIAIAAWRNSFFANHPVRIASARAGNVIGGGDWAEDRIVPDCIRALRAGQAVPVRNRISTRPWQHVLEPLSGYLWLAAVLDNVARASHPTGHFTSAFNFGPLDSNRTVAELVQEVLKSWPGTWEDRSDPNAVHESNWLELRTDKAGALLGWKAVWGFADAVRHTVGWYRAADSLCEPKDFRKLTLSQIEAYCCSAHERKIAWASA; encoded by the coding sequence ATGACGGACCCGAAGACGTTTGAACCCTTTGCGAGCAGCTTGCTCGGCCGCGCATTCGGTGGCCGGCGCGTCCTGGTGACCGGTCACACGGGGTTCAAAGGATCGTGGCTTTGCGAGTGGCTTCTGGCGTTGGGCGCGCGTGTCACGGGCTTGGGCCTGGTTCCCGAAACCAGCCCCGCGTTGTTCGATCAACTCGGCCTGACTGGCCGGATCGAGCATGTCCTGAGCGACGTGCGCGATCCGGAACGAGTCAAAGCCCTGGTCGAGCAGACGCAGCCCGAATTTGTCTTTCATCTCGCGGCGCAACCTCTGGTCCGACGCTCCTATCGGGAACCCGTGGCGACTTACCAAACGAATTTGATGGGGACGATCCACTTGCTGGAGGCGTTGCGGTCACTGAACGCCTCCTGTGCCGCTGTGTTCGCCACCACCGACAAGGTTTATGAGAACCAGGAACGAACCATCGGCTACTGCGAAGACGATCGCCTGGGCGGCTTTGATCCTTACAGTTCCAGCAAAGCCGCGGCGGAGATTGCTATCGCGGCCTGGCGAAACTCCTTCTTCGCGAATCACCCCGTCCGGATCGCCAGCGCGCGGGCCGGAAATGTGATCGGCGGCGGGGATTGGGCGGAGGATCGCATCGTCCCGGACTGCATCCGGGCGCTGCGGGCCGGCCAGGCTGTGCCGGTGCGGAACAGGATTTCGACGCGGCCCTGGCAGCACGTGCTGGAACCGCTGAGCGGTTATCTCTGGCTGGCCGCCGTGTTGGACAACGTGGCGCGGGCGAGCCACCCGACCGGCCATTTCACTTCCGCTTTCAACTTCGGTCCGCTCGATTCAAACCGCACCGTGGCGGAACTCGTGCAAGAAGTTCTGAAGTCCTGGCCCGGGACCTGGGAGGACCGCAGTGATCCCAACGCCGTCCACGAATCCAACTGGCTTGAGCTTCGCACCGACAAGGCGGGCGCGCTGCTCGGCTGGAAAGCGGTCTGGGGTTTCGCCGACGCCGTTCGGCACACGGTGGGCTGGTACCGAGCCGCGGACTCGCTTTGCGAGCCGAAGGATTTTCGCAAGCTCACACTCAGCCAGATCGAAGCGTACTGCTGCTCCGCTCACGAAAGGAAAATCGCGTGGGCTTCGGCATGA
- a CDS encoding NAD(P)-dependent oxidoreductase → MPYNQEPPRTDPDHSVLRVKILLTGPTGFIGSAFLRQALAGGHSVAGLVRPVRACAVEPGNANPARLEVSNQSDSHRDAFDRVPDILSSRAKEIRDGVESVLTRIAGTLAEPPWREIEAFGPEVCVHTAWISAPGIYLDSPENHRFVDWSLAFLKRLAELGTRHLVVLGTCIEYRTTGAARAEDRTPLEPATLYARCKHELHLKLETELARHAAALCWARVFYPYGPGEHPARLCSSIIQNLRRNQSVTLKTPDSRKDYIYIDDLARALVLLIERKFAGSVNLGVGEAVAVRQIAEVLGRLLGKPDLIQFPAQPVSDPLDCVLSDSTKLRSLGWRPGVDVEAGLKNLIACLG, encoded by the coding sequence ATTCCGTACAACCAGGAACCGCCGAGAACGGACCCCGATCACTCGGTCTTGCGCGTGAAGATTCTGCTGACAGGTCCGACCGGGTTCATCGGTTCGGCGTTTTTACGCCAGGCGCTGGCTGGCGGTCATTCCGTTGCAGGGCTGGTGCGACCGGTCCGAGCCTGCGCGGTTGAGCCTGGGAATGCAAACCCTGCCAGGCTGGAGGTTTCCAATCAATCGGACTCTCATAGGGACGCGTTCGACCGCGTCCCGGATATACTGTCCAGTCGAGCCAAAGAGATCAGGGACGGAGTGGAATCCGTCCTTACCAGAATTGCGGGCACCCTCGCGGAGCCGCCCTGGCGGGAGATCGAAGCGTTCGGTCCCGAAGTTTGCGTACACACAGCCTGGATTTCCGCGCCGGGCATCTATCTGGATTCGCCAGAGAACCATCGCTTTGTCGATTGGAGTCTGGCTTTTCTGAAACGCCTGGCCGAGTTGGGAACCCGACACCTCGTGGTCCTGGGCACGTGCATCGAATATCGAACGACCGGCGCCGCCCGCGCAGAGGACCGGACTCCCCTTGAGCCGGCGACGCTTTACGCGCGCTGCAAACATGAACTTCACTTGAAGCTTGAGACGGAGCTGGCCCGTCACGCCGCGGCGCTGTGCTGGGCGCGGGTCTTTTATCCGTACGGTCCGGGCGAGCACCCCGCGCGCTTGTGCAGTTCCATCATTCAAAACCTCCGCCGCAATCAGTCGGTCACTCTCAAGACGCCGGACAGCCGGAAGGATTACATTTACATCGACGACCTGGCGCGGGCCCTGGTGTTGCTGATCGAACGCAAGTTCGCGGGCAGCGTGAATCTGGGCGTCGGTGAAGCGGTCGCCGTGCGGCAGATCGCCGAAGTGCTCGGCCGTTTGCTGGGCAAGCCGGACTTGATTCAGTTTCCCGCGCAGCCGGTTTCCGATCCGCTCGATTGTGTCCTGTCCGACAGCACAAAGTTGCGCTCGCTCGGCTGGCGCCCGGGAGTCGATGTGGAGGCGGGGTTGAAGAATCTGATAGCTTGTTTGGGATGA
- the rfbC gene encoding dTDP-4-dehydrorhamnose 3,5-epimerase produces the protein MKFEPTVFREVWLIELDLKEDERGFLARTFCEKEFAERGLNTRWPQCNLTRTLRRGMIRGLHYQAEPSPELKLIRCSRGAIFDVVVDVRPDSPTFGKWAGFELTADNRRQLYVPGGFAHGLQCLQDNSEVFYQMSEYYVPDLARGVRWDDPTVNVSWPISNPSLSERDRNLPFLQFKVYSSGGRK, from the coding sequence ATGAAATTTGAGCCGACCGTCTTCAGGGAAGTGTGGCTCATCGAGTTGGATTTGAAAGAGGACGAACGCGGTTTTCTTGCCCGCACGTTTTGCGAAAAGGAATTCGCGGAGCGCGGCCTGAACACGCGCTGGCCGCAGTGCAATCTCACCCGGACGTTGCGGCGCGGGATGATCCGCGGTCTCCATTATCAGGCCGAACCCAGCCCGGAGCTTAAGCTGATCCGCTGCTCCCGCGGGGCGATTTTCGATGTCGTCGTGGATGTGCGGCCCGATTCGCCAACATTCGGGAAGTGGGCCGGGTTCGAGCTCACCGCGGACAACCGGCGGCAGTTGTATGTGCCCGGCGGATTTGCCCACGGCCTTCAATGCCTGCAGGACAACTCCGAGGTCTTTTACCAGATGTCCGAGTATTACGTTCCGGATCTGGCGCGCGGTGTGCGCTGGGACGACCCCACCGTGAACGTGTCGTGGCCCATCTCCAATCCGTCGCTTTCCGAACGCGACCGGAATTTGCCGTTCCTTCAGTTCAAAGTTTATTCAAGCGGGGGTCGAAAATGA